Proteins found in one Streptomyces sp. NBC_00461 genomic segment:
- a CDS encoding MFS transporter: protein MSETAAKAPGAVENSGDANRWKALVFIALAQLMVVLDATIVNIALPSAQTDLGISDGNRQWVVTAYALAFGGLLLFGGRIADLWGRKRAFVIGLTGFAAASALGGAATTGAMMFGARALQGAFGALLAPAALSLLAVMFTDAKERAKAFGIYGAIAGGGGAVGFILGGVLTEYLDWRWTFFVNIPFAIVAALGAYFVIREPEGGRNRNPLDIPGVLLSTLGLVSLVYGFTRAESDGWGDTTTISLFVASAALLIAFVVTETRVKAPLLPLRVVTDRNRGGIYLSLGIAIIAMFGTFLFLTYYLQVVKGFSPIKTGFAFLPMIVGMMIGSTQIGTRLMTRVPARALMGPGFLVAAVGMLLMTQLEIGSSYASIILPAMVLLGLGMGTAFMPAMSLATLGVEPRDAGVASAMVNTSQQVGGAIGTALLNTIAASATTAYIKDHIGGAASKSQQQLVQLQGQVHGYTNAIWFAVGMLALAAVIVVTLVNAGRPDTSVVSGSSSGEDAGEELAVPVVAH, encoded by the coding sequence ATGTCTGAAACAGCCGCAAAGGCTCCAGGCGCCGTCGAGAACAGCGGCGACGCCAACCGCTGGAAAGCGCTCGTCTTCATAGCGCTCGCCCAGCTGATGGTCGTGCTCGACGCGACCATCGTGAACATCGCTCTGCCGTCCGCCCAGACCGACCTGGGCATCTCCGACGGCAACCGTCAGTGGGTCGTCACGGCCTACGCCCTCGCGTTCGGCGGACTCCTCCTGTTCGGCGGCCGGATCGCCGACCTGTGGGGCCGCAAGCGCGCCTTCGTCATCGGTCTGACCGGCTTCGCCGCCGCCTCCGCGCTCGGCGGAGCGGCCACGACCGGCGCCATGATGTTCGGCGCCCGCGCCCTGCAGGGTGCCTTCGGCGCGCTGCTCGCGCCCGCCGCGCTCTCCCTGCTCGCCGTGATGTTCACGGACGCCAAGGAGCGCGCCAAGGCGTTCGGTATCTACGGTGCGATCGCCGGTGGCGGCGGCGCCGTCGGCTTCATCCTCGGCGGTGTGCTCACCGAGTACCTGGACTGGCGCTGGACGTTCTTCGTCAACATCCCGTTCGCCATCGTGGCCGCGCTGGGCGCGTACTTCGTCATCCGTGAGCCGGAGGGCGGCCGCAACCGCAACCCGCTCGACATCCCGGGCGTGCTCCTGTCCACCCTCGGCCTGGTCTCGCTGGTCTACGGCTTCACCCGCGCCGAGTCCGACGGCTGGGGCGACACCACGACCATCTCCCTGTTCGTCGCGTCGGCCGCCCTCCTGATCGCGTTCGTCGTCACCGAGACCAGGGTCAAGGCGCCGCTGCTGCCGCTGCGCGTCGTCACCGACCGCAACCGCGGTGGCATCTACCTCTCGCTCGGTATCGCGATCATCGCGATGTTCGGCACGTTCCTCTTCCTGACCTACTACCTGCAGGTCGTGAAGGGCTTCTCGCCGATCAAGACCGGCTTCGCCTTCCTGCCGATGATCGTCGGCATGATGATCGGCTCGACCCAGATCGGCACGCGTCTGATGACCCGCGTTCCGGCCCGGGCGCTGATGGGCCCCGGCTTCCTGGTCGCGGCCGTCGGCATGCTCCTGATGACCCAGCTGGAGATCGGCTCGTCGTACGCCTCGATCATCCTGCCGGCGATGGTGCTGCTCGGCCTCGGCATGGGTACGGCGTTCATGCCGGCCATGTCCCTGGCCACCCTGGGTGTCGAGCCCCGGGACGCCGGTGTCGCCTCCGCGATGGTCAACACCTCGCAGCAGGTGGGCGGCGCGATCGGCACCGCCCTGCTGAACACGATCGCCGCCTCGGCGACGACCGCGTACATCAAGGACCACATCGGTGGTGCGGCCTCCAAGTCGCAGCAGCAGTTGGTCCAGCTGCAGGGGCAGGTGCACGGCTACACCAACGCGATCTGGTTCGCGGTGGGCATGCTGGCGCTGGCCGCGGTGATCGTCGTGACCCTCGTCAACGCCGGCCGTCCGGACACCTCGGTCGTGTCCGGCTCGTCCTCCGGCGAGGACGCCGGTGAGGAGCTGGCCGTCCCGGTCGTCGCCCACTGA
- a CDS encoding TetR/AcrR family transcriptional regulator, with protein MTATTTAPDPVQRKVTRPRADALRNRERIVTAAREMFTEFGPDVPLDEIARRAGVGNATVYRNFPDRDALVREVVCSVMDRTSEAAELALAETGDAFEALERFVHTSADERISALCPMIQTTFDQNHPDLEAARERVEELVAELMDRAKQAGQLRPDVGVGDLMIVVAQLSRPPAGTDCVVNDRFVHRHLQLFLDGLRAPAPSVLPGTAVTVEDLRRSCTD; from the coding sequence GTGACCGCCACGACGACCGCGCCGGACCCCGTGCAGCGCAAGGTGACCCGGCCGCGCGCCGACGCCCTGCGCAACCGGGAGCGGATCGTCACCGCAGCCCGGGAGATGTTCACCGAGTTCGGCCCCGATGTGCCGCTCGACGAGATCGCCCGCCGGGCCGGCGTGGGCAACGCCACGGTGTACCGCAACTTCCCCGACCGCGACGCACTCGTCCGTGAGGTCGTCTGCTCCGTCATGGACCGGACGTCCGAGGCGGCCGAGCTCGCGCTCGCCGAGACCGGGGACGCCTTCGAGGCGCTCGAACGATTCGTGCACACCTCCGCAGACGAGCGGATCAGTGCGCTGTGCCCGATGATCCAGACCACCTTCGACCAGAACCACCCCGACCTGGAAGCGGCGCGCGAGCGCGTCGAGGAGCTCGTGGCGGAGCTCATGGACCGCGCCAAGCAGGCCGGCCAACTCCGCCCCGACGTCGGCGTCGGCGACCTGATGATCGTCGTGGCCCAGCTCAGCCGGCCCCCGGCCGGCACCGACTGCGTCGTCAACGACCGCTTCGTACACCGCCATCTGCAGCTGTTCCTGGACGGACTGCGGGCACCGGCCCCGTCGGTCCTGCCGGGCACGGCCGTGACCGTCGAGGATCTGCGCCGGTCCTGCACCGATTAG
- a CDS encoding M6 family metalloprotease domain-containing protein produces the protein MQLSRRIRPRRTAALAFVTALVLAVGTSAGSGHPTVRSTAAGAGPIAPARTAALNPCMIRGGHAIQLSEGVPTSTGYSRSTGTVHALTLMVDFSDAPGPGKALDRFHEFFPRTQQWFRTSSYGRLDYRPETPVPHWLRMPKSFKAYAIERGAPFDAGYRDLVQDIVSAADPEVDFRDYDFLNVLMTPNAGPSALDTVLSVTFAGNPDAPVADGVPVANASFVYSRQDDGSGSYDRTGYRVLPHENGHVFGLPDLYTQEGGGAVGHWDIMSEDWGANNDLLGWHKWKLGWLDASQVSCASAHGATEYTLTPLERAGGPKMVFVPLSDRTGYAVEVRVRAGNDEAVCRPGVLVYKVDADVDTGMGPVTVYDSRRDSGGCTRSPNVHAELSDAPFTAGEVFKDPKKGIRIAVTGANSTGSYRVLVTRR, from the coding sequence ATGCAGCTCAGCCGTCGGATACGCCCACGCCGCACGGCCGCCCTCGCCTTCGTCACCGCCCTGGTCCTCGCGGTCGGCACCTCGGCCGGAAGCGGGCATCCGACGGTACGTTCCACCGCGGCCGGAGCGGGACCGATCGCACCGGCCCGCACCGCCGCGCTCAACCCCTGCATGATCAGGGGCGGCCATGCCATCCAGCTGTCGGAGGGCGTCCCGACCAGCACCGGCTACTCCCGTTCCACGGGCACCGTCCACGCCCTGACCCTGATGGTCGACTTCTCCGACGCACCCGGCCCGGGCAAGGCGCTCGACCGCTTCCACGAGTTCTTCCCCCGGACCCAGCAGTGGTTCCGCACCTCCTCCTACGGCCGCCTGGACTACCGCCCCGAGACCCCGGTCCCGCACTGGCTGCGCATGCCGAAATCGTTCAAGGCGTACGCCATAGAGCGCGGCGCCCCCTTCGACGCCGGCTACCGCGACCTCGTCCAGGACATCGTGAGCGCCGCCGACCCCGAGGTGGACTTCCGCGACTACGACTTCCTGAACGTGCTGATGACGCCGAACGCCGGGCCGTCCGCCCTGGACACGGTCCTGTCGGTGACCTTCGCCGGGAACCCGGACGCCCCGGTCGCCGACGGCGTCCCCGTCGCCAACGCGTCCTTCGTCTACTCCCGCCAGGACGACGGCTCCGGCTCCTACGACCGCACCGGCTACCGGGTGCTGCCGCACGAGAACGGCCATGTCTTCGGCCTGCCCGACCTCTACACCCAGGAGGGCGGCGGCGCGGTCGGGCACTGGGACATCATGAGCGAGGACTGGGGGGCCAACAACGACCTGCTCGGCTGGCACAAGTGGAAGCTCGGCTGGCTGGACGCGTCCCAGGTCAGCTGTGCGTCGGCGCACGGCGCCACGGAGTACACGCTGACGCCGCTGGAGCGCGCAGGCGGCCCGAAGATGGTCTTCGTCCCGCTCAGCGACCGGACCGGGTACGCCGTCGAGGTGCGCGTCCGCGCGGGCAACGACGAGGCCGTGTGCCGGCCGGGGGTCCTGGTCTACAAGGTCGACGCGGACGTGGACACCGGCATGGGACCGGTGACGGTGTACGACTCCCGGCGCGACAGCGGCGGCTGCACCCGCAGCCCCAACGTCCACGCGGAACTCTCCGACGCCCCCTTCACGGCGGGCGAGGTCTTCAAGGACCCGAAGAAGGGGATCAGGATCGCGGTGACGGGCGCCAACTCGACCGGAAGCTACCGGGTGCTGGTGACCCGGAGGTGA